gggaggaggaggaaaggcgCGGGGGCCCCTCCGCGGGGCGTAGGGTTCCGCTGACCGGGCGTACGAGGCAGTGCGGGGTCTGTCCGCAAGTGCCCCTCTGTCGCCGGCCTCCCGCGGAGGTCCATGAGTCGAGGGCGGGCAGCGCCGGCAGCGCCCCGCGCCCGCTCCCCCGGCTCCGGCAGCGGCCCGTGGCGGCGGTGAGATGGGGGGCAGCCTGGGCTGCCACCGCTCCATCCCCCGCGACCCGGCCGACCTGTGCCACAGCCGCAAGTTCAGCGCGGCGTGCAACTTCAGCAACATCCTCGTCAACCAGGAGAGGCTCAACATCAACACGGCCACGGAGGAGGAGCTGATGACCCTGCCCGGGGTCACCCGGGTGGTGGCCCAGAACATCGTGGAGTACCGCGAGTACATCGGTGGCTTCAAGAAAGTGGAGGACCTGGCGCTGGTGAGCGGGGTGGGGGCGGCCAAGCTGGAGCAGGTGAAGTTCGAGATCTGCGTGAGCAGCAAGGGCAGCTCGGCGCAGCACTCGCCCAGCTCCCTGCGCAAGGACCCGGCTTCTGAGCACTACCTGTCCGCCACCAAGATCAACATCAATACTGCCACCCCGGCACAGCTCATGAGCATCCGAGGCATCACTGAGAAGATTGCTAACAGCATTGTGGACTACCGTAGAGAGCATGGGCCCTTCAAAAGTATTGAGGACCTGGTGAGGATGGACTGCATCAATTCCTCCTTTCTGGACAAAATCAGGCACCAGATTTTTGCAGAGCGCTCCAGGCCCCCTTCAACAAACACCAATGGTGGCCTCAACTTCATGGCCAAGCCtcaccccagccccacctctCTAAGCCTCCAGAGTGAGGACTTGGACTTTCCTCCTGGAGGTCCAACGCAGATCATATCCACTCGCCCCTCTGTGGAGATGTTTGGGGGGGTGAGAGATGGCAGACCTGTGTTAAGGGTGGCTACGTGGAACTTGCAAAGCTGCTCCATTGAGAAGGCCAACAACCCAGGCGTGCGGGAGGTCGTGTGCATGACGGTGCTGGAGAACAGGTAAGAGGCAGCACCTGACCTGCAGGCCCAGCTCCATGCAGGATTGTAGGTTTATGCTGTTGAGGTTTGGGCACAGTACAGTCTTGTTGTGATCCTAGTGGGATTCACTCCTTCCCAGGATTACTAGATGTTTTCCACTTCTTGCATGAAACTCTGAGTCACAATGCTGGGACTGTAGTGGCTGTCCCTCGATAAAGCTGCTATAACCCTTGATAGGCAGTGGAGCTCCTGAggaggtgtgtgtgtatgcacatCTGTGCAGGGAAGCCTGGGCTGTTACAGTCAGTCACCACAGGCCTGTTAATGGTTGGTCAAGGATTGTTTCTCCATTAAGAGCCTTTTGAACCAGTCATGGAGCGCTGCGTTTCCTGCCAGAAGCTGGGGGGAAAGGGCTGTGTAACAGGCGTGGAATGCCACAGCTCATCCTGCAAGGGTGACACAGCTTGTTAATGAGTGGTCATGGGGCATCTGCTGAGCTGGAGGGACTGCTCATCCTTGGGGGTGTGAGACATGGAGCACCTGCCTGGGGAGGCTGTGCTGTCCTTGTGCCAGGCCTTGTGCCCTGATGGCACTGAGTTTATGGGCCCAGAACAAGGTGGTGTTGCCAATGGGACGGTACTTGAGGTATTAATGAAAAGCTGAGAGTTTGGGTTTTGATTTTTGTCTGTAATTGGGCAAGAGTGCTGGGGATGTCAGTCTTAGTAAACTTTCTGCTTGATGCAGGAATGTAAGAATGCAATAAGCATCGTGAAATAACTCTAGCCCTTTCCTTTTCATGTGTCAAATCTGTCTCAGCTGATCTGGCATTTAGTTTACAACAGTGGTAAAGTAACTTTTCTCTCTGGTTGCCATTCAGACTTCCAGCAGGAAATTAATAGGGGCAGGGGACTCTTGGGTTTCTGCGAAAGGGATGTTGTGGGGAGGGGAAGTGCTGATGAACTGTTCTCTGTCCTTTTCCAATAATATGCTGAATAACAGATCTTGTCGGTGCGGTTGCAGAGGTCAGGCGTGCGAGCAGGATGGTGACAGTGATACGAAATCCTGTGCTGCAGTACAGTATTTGTGGCCAGGGATATGTCTGCTGTGCACCGCTTGGGAGCCTGATGCTCCTGCACAGGAAACATCTGTCATCTCGCAGCCCTCACTGCTTGATCCCCAAAATGAAGATGATAGACCAGCAGGGTCATTGAGATGTTATGCTGATGGCTTCAGCCTAACATCTGTCAGTATTCTGCTTTACTAGTTCAGGTATCCTGTGCTTCCCCCTTTGTCTccactttctctcttttttttatttttcttttttttttttttttttttttgtaaacagCTGGTTGGCTGgagtggagctgctggggaaagAAACTCAGATTATCACTAGTCTCAGAATTATTCTAATAATCCAGTTTTGGAAGAAAAGTGACTTtggtgatttatttttatttatgtattttatatatatatatatatatatatatatatatatacacacacatggGATTTTTAAGGACATCATCCAGTAAAGTGTTAACTATCTGTCACTTCTGCATCTTCAGCACTTTGGGGGAAAACGTTCCAAACAAGACAGCCCACCTATTACAAAAGCTAGGCAGAGATAGTGGCTTATAAAATAAAGCTGCCCTAGCCCAAGGTGGCCACTGTGTATGCAGAGTGTGGCCCTAgcagtttgttttatttttgcccTTAGACTGCATGGTGCTTAGTTTCTGTCCAGCTTAGTCAACAGGCACTCAGTTGTGCTGGATGCTGTGAAAGGTCTCCTGGATACTTTGAAGTTTCAAAGAAGCCTGATAAAAGTActtgtttttgttctgttttagtGCACATATCTGTGTCATCAATCACACAGAGTGAGCACGATGCAATTGTTTTCTGTACTTGATCCAAT
This genomic interval from Aphelocoma coerulescens isolate FSJ_1873_10779 chromosome 2, UR_Acoe_1.0, whole genome shotgun sequence contains the following:
- the EEPD1 gene encoding endonuclease/exonuclease/phosphatase family domain-containing protein 1 — its product is MGGSLGCHRSIPRDPADLCHSRKFSAACNFSNILVNQERLNINTATEEELMTLPGVTRVVAQNIVEYREYIGGFKKVEDLALVSGVGAAKLEQVKFEICVSSKGSSAQHSPSSLRKDPASEHYLSATKININTATPAQLMSIRGITEKIANSIVDYRREHGPFKSIEDLVRMDCINSSFLDKIRHQIFAERSRPPSTNTNGGLNFMAKPHPSPTSLSLQSEDLDFPPGGPTQIISTRPSVEMFGGVRDGRPVLRVATWNLQSCSIEKANNPGVREVVCMTVLENSIKLLAVQELADREALEKFCMELNQPTLPNIRKWKGPRGCWKGVVSEKPSGQLHKGVEYSGFLWDTTAGIELKDASSQETAQTNGNGRHSYPHPYLAHFKVGMNDLTVVNLHLALPPSAGDNTGKNHDSHKLAACAQTLQETLKGEKDVIILGDFNQAPDSSDHDILRKEKFHHLVPSSTFTNISTKNPQGSKSLDNIWISRSLKKVFTGHWAVVREGLTNPWIPDNWSWGGVASEHCPVLAEFYLEKDWNRKEVTRNGNGVTVERNDSHTKHER